From a region of the Acanthochromis polyacanthus isolate Apoly-LR-REF ecotype Palm Island chromosome 3, KAUST_Apoly_ChrSc, whole genome shotgun sequence genome:
- the eif4a3 gene encoding eukaryotic initiation factor 4A-III encodes MAAAGAQGRKRILKEEDMTKVEFETSEEVDVTPTFDTMGLREDLLRGIYAYGFEKPSAIQQRAIKQIIKGRDVIAQSQSGTGKTATFCVSVLQCLDIQVRETQALILAPTRELAGQIQKVLLALGDYMNVQCHACIGGTNVGEDIRKLDYGQHVVAGTPGRVFDMIRRRSLRTRAIKMLVLDEADEMLNKGFKEQIYDVYRYLPPATQVVLISATLPHEILEMTNKFMTDPIRILVKRDELTLEGIKQFFVAVEREEWKFDTLCDLYDTLTITQAVIFCNTKRKVDWLTEKMREANFTVSSMHGDMPQKERESIMKEFRSGASRVLISTDVWARGLDVPQVSLIINYDLPNNRELYIHRIGRSGRYGRKGVAINFVKNDDIRILRDIEQYYSTQIDEMPMNVADLI; translated from the exons ATGGCTGCCGCAGGGGCGCAGGGCAGGAAGAGGATCCTGAAGGAGGAGGACATGACCAAGGTGGAGTTCGAGACCAGCGAGGAGGTGGACGTGACCCCCACGTTCGACACTATGGGGCTACGAGAGGACTTGCTCCGCGGCATTTACGCCTACG ggtTTGAGAAGCCGTCAGCCATCCAGCAGAGAGCTATCAAACAGATCATAAAAGGCAGAGACGTGATTGCTCA GTCTCAGTCTGGAACAGGAAAAACAGCCACGTTCTGCGTGTCGGTTCTGCAGTGTTTGGACATCCAG GTGAGGGAGACCCAGGCCCTTATCCTCGCTCCAACCAGAGAGCTGGCAGGACAGATCCAGAAG GTGTTGCTGGCTCTGGGAGACTACATGAACGTCCAGTGTCATGCCTGCATCGGAGGAACCAACGTGGGAGAAGACATCCGGAAGCTGGACTATGGTCAGCACGTGGTCGCCGGGACACCGGGCCGCGTTTTCG ATATGATTCGCCGCCGGAGCCTGAGGACCAGAGCCATCAAGATGCTGGTTCTGGACGAAGCCGACGAGATGCTCAACAAGG GTTTCAAGGAGCAGATCTATGACGTGTACCGCTACCTGCCCCCGGCCACCCAGGTGGTTCTGATCAGCGCCACGCTGCCCCACGAGATCCTGGAGATGACCAACAAGTTCATGACTGACCCCATCCGTATCCTGGTCAAACG TGATGAGCTGACTCTGGAGGGCATCAAACAGTTCTTTGTGGCCGTAGAGAGAGAGGAGTGGAAGTTCGACACTCTGTGTGATCTGTACGACACTCTGACCATCACCCAGGCTGTGATCTTCTGCAACACCAAGAGGAAG gtgGACTGGCTGACGGAGAAGATGAGGGAGGCCAACTTCACCGTGTCCTCCATGCATGGAGACATGCCTCAGAAGGAGAGGGAGTCCATCATGAAGGAGTTCAGATCAGGAGCCAG TCGGGTTTTGATCTCCACGGATGTTTGGGCTCGAGGTTTAGACGTTCCTCAGGTTTCCCTCATCATCAACTACGACCTGCCCAACAACAGAGAGCTGTACATCCACAG GATTGGTCGATCCGGTCGCTACGGCCGTAAAGGCGTGGCCATCAACTTCGTGAAGAACGACGACATCCGAATCCTGCGGGACATCGAGCAGTACTACTCCACCCAGATTGATGAGATGCCCATGAATG TGGCCGATCTGATCTAA
- the soul4 gene encoding heme-binding protein soul4 has product MALISLEDLEGLDDEQLDDDITDNPEPMDEEEGDRLLSHWQAVASAHQVSVPAEMTGPIQEMTRNSTQREPLPFTTISCHEKMGEVLFEERVYPAGHWACVTRGEKLYEQSISMGFMKLMRFICKENSAGRFLGMTVPVISNVHMLDDGNSFEKDVETAFYLPAEFQNNPPQSSDSDVTIVYREPIRVFARTFFGTTNEETVSHQIHLLWEILGLRGDLHSDRYIVAAYENPGVPRRRNEIWFIRRDL; this is encoded by the exons ATGGCTCTGATCTCTCTGGAAGACCTCGAGGGATTGGACGACGAGCAGCTGGACGATGACATCACCGACAACCCCGAGCCAATggatgaagaggagggagaCCGGCTGCTGAGCCACTGGCAGGCCGTTGCCAGCGCCCACCAGGTGTCAGTTCCTGCAG AAATGACTGGACCCATACAGGAAATGACACGCAACAGCACGCAGAGGGAGCCCCTCCCCTTCACCACCATCTCCTGTCATGAGAAG ATGGGGGAGGTTCTGTTCGAGGAGCGGGTCTACCCGGCGGGTCACTGGGCCTGTGTGACCCGAGGAGAGAAGCTGTATGAGCAGAGCATCTCCATGGGCTTCATGAAGCTGATGCGCTTCATCTGCAAGGAGAACTCTGCAG GTCGGTTCCTGGGAATGACGGTTCCGGTCATCAGCAACGTCCACATGCTGGACGACGGAAACTCGTTCGAGAAGGACGTGGAGACGGCATTCTACCTGCCGGCCGAGTTCCAGAACAACCCGCCGCAGTCCTCGGACTCTGATGTCACCATCGTCTACCGGGAGCCAATTAGAGTCTTCGCCAG gACGTTCTTCGGAACGACCAATGAGGAGACGGTGAGTCATCAGATCCACCTGCTGTGGGAGATCCTCGGTCTCCGTGGCGACCTGCATAGCGACCGCTACATCGTCGCCGCCTACGAGAATCCCGGTGTTCCGCGGCGCCGCAACGAGATCTGGTTCATCAGACGCGACCTGTAG